From the Rhodoferax sp. WC2427 genome, one window contains:
- a CDS encoding DMT family transporter translates to MLKFLSTRWYALAGNTRGVLLVVLAMLCWSVLDACNKRLMAEGISPRQVLFLQSTVVLLMVAPLVAWTRGRVVRTRNPRMHLLRAGFIVTSAGCAAWAVAHLPLAEASAYLMTGALFMLPLGVWLLGERAHWLRWLGVAVGFGGVLAILQPGAGAFQPAALVALFGALMEAMLGVVLKKYSGHEHPIAVLTWSQTACWLSFGVLSGFALPSVPPALWVLLPIVGLAASGIYLSYFFAYRAGDASAVEAGSFSLLLFSPSLGYVFFAETPAAAFWTGAGLLVCGIALVIVEPSGRAS, encoded by the coding sequence ATGTTGAAATTTTTATCCACCCGCTGGTACGCCCTGGCGGGCAATACCCGGGGCGTGCTGCTGGTGGTGCTGGCCATGCTGTGCTGGTCGGTGCTGGACGCCTGCAACAAGCGCCTGATGGCCGAGGGCATTTCGCCGCGGCAGGTGCTGTTTTTGCAGTCCACCGTGGTCTTGCTGATGGTGGCCCCGCTGGTCGCCTGGACGCGGGGCCGCGTGGTCCGCACCCGCAACCCGCGCATGCACCTGCTGCGCGCGGGCTTCATCGTCACCTCGGCCGGGTGCGCGGCCTGGGCGGTGGCGCACCTGCCCCTGGCCGAGGCCAGCGCCTACCTGATGACCGGCGCGCTGTTCATGCTGCCGCTGGGCGTGTGGCTGCTGGGCGAGCGTGCGCACTGGCTGCGCTGGCTGGGCGTGGCGGTGGGCTTTGGCGGCGTGCTGGCCATATTGCAGCCCGGTGCCGGGGCCTTCCAGCCCGCCGCGCTGGTGGCGCTGTTCGGCGCGTTGATGGAAGCCATGCTGGGCGTGGTGCTGAAAAAATATTCGGGCCACGAGCACCCCATCGCCGTCCTCACCTGGAGCCAGACCGCCTGCTGGCTCAGCTTTGGCGTGCTCAGCGGCTTCGCCCTGCCCAGCGTGCCGCCCGCCCTGTGGGTGCTGCTGCCCATCGTGGGCCTGGCGGCGTCGGGCATTTACCTGTCGTACTTTTTTGCCTACCGCGCGGGCGATGCGTCGGCCGTGGAAGCCGGCAGCTTTTCGCTGCTGCTGTTCAGCCCCAGCCTGGGCTACGTGTTCTTTGCCGAAACCCCGGCCGCCGCCTTCTGGACCGGCGCGGGCTTGCTGGTGTGCGGGATTGCGCTGGTGATTGTGGAACCGAGTGGGCGTGCCAGCTAG
- the gudD gene encoding glucarate dehydratase, giving the protein MPIHSTPVITALRAIPVAGRDSMLLNLSGAHSPFFTRNLLVLTDSAGRTGVGEVPGGEKIRQTLEDAAALVVGQPIGSHQRVLQQVQKQFADRDTGGRGLQTFDLRTTIHAVTAIESALLDLLGQHLDVPVAALLGEGQQRDAVEMLGYLFYVGDRTKTDLPYATDPGADNDWFRLRHEAAMTPEAIVRLAEAARERYGFNDFKLKGGVLRGEEEVEAMHALHARFPEARVTLDPNGGWLLKDAVRLMRDMRGVVAYAEDPCGAEDGFSGREVMAEFRRATGLPTATNMIATDWRQLSHALSLQSVDIPLADPHFWTMAGSVRVAQTCRDWGLTWGSHSNNHFDVSLAMFTHVGAAAPGRVTAIDTHWIWQDGQRLTKEPLQIQGGMVQVPQKPGLGVELDMAEVEKAHQLYLQHGLGARDDAMAMQSLVPGWKFDPKRPALDR; this is encoded by the coding sequence ATGCCCATCCATTCCACCCCCGTCATCACCGCCCTGCGCGCTATTCCCGTGGCAGGCCGCGACAGCATGCTGCTCAACCTCAGCGGTGCGCACAGCCCATTTTTTACCCGCAATCTGCTGGTACTGACCGACAGCGCAGGCCGCACCGGCGTGGGGGAGGTGCCCGGCGGCGAAAAAATCCGCCAGACGCTGGAAGACGCTGCCGCCTTGGTGGTGGGCCAGCCCATCGGCTCGCACCAGCGCGTGCTGCAGCAGGTGCAAAAGCAGTTTGCCGACCGCGATACCGGTGGGCGCGGCCTGCAAACTTTTGATCTGCGCACCACCATCCACGCCGTCACCGCCATCGAATCCGCCTTGCTGGACTTGCTGGGCCAGCACCTGGACGTGCCGGTGGCCGCCCTGTTGGGCGAGGGCCAGCAGCGCGACGCGGTGGAGATGCTGGGCTACCTGTTCTACGTAGGCGACCGCACGAAAACCGATTTGCCGTACGCCACCGACCCCGGTGCCGACAACGACTGGTTCCGCCTGCGCCATGAGGCCGCGATGACCCCCGAGGCGATTGTGCGGCTGGCCGAAGCCGCCCGCGAGCGCTATGGCTTCAACGACTTCAAGCTCAAGGGCGGCGTGCTGCGCGGCGAGGAGGAGGTGGAGGCGATGCACGCGCTGCATGCCCGCTTCCCCGAAGCCCGCGTCACCCTGGACCCGAATGGTGGCTGGCTGTTGAAGGACGCCGTGCGCCTGATGCGCGACATGCGCGGCGTGGTGGCCTATGCCGAAGACCCGTGCGGCGCCGAAGACGGCTTCTCGGGCCGCGAGGTGATGGCCGAGTTCCGCCGTGCCACCGGTTTGCCCACGGCCACCAACATGATCGCTACCGATTGGCGGCAGTTGAGCCATGCCTTGTCTTTGCAATCGGTGGATATTCCGCTGGCCGACCCGCATTTCTGGACCATGGCGGGCTCGGTGCGGGTGGCGCAGACCTGCCGCGACTGGGGCCTGACCTGGGGCTCGCATTCCAACAACCACTTCGACGTGTCGCTGGCCATGTTTACCCACGTGGGGGCGGCGGCGCCGGGCCGCGTCACCGCCATCGACACCCACTGGATCTGGCAAGACGGCCAGCGCCTGACCAAAGAGCCGCTGCAGATCCAGGGTGGCATGGTGCAGGTGCCTCAAAAGCCCGGCCTGGGCGTGGAACTGGACATGGCCGAGGTGGAAAAAGCCCACCAGCTCTACCTGCAACACGGCCTGGGCGCGCGCGACGACGCCATGGCCATGCAGAGCCTTGTGCCGGGTTGGAAGTTCGACCCCAAGCGCCCCGCGCTGGACCGGTAA